A part of Aspergillus oryzae RIB40 DNA, chromosome 7 genomic DNA contains:
- the chsA gene encoding chitin synthase class I (chitin synthase/hyaluronan synthase (glycosyltransferases)) has translation MSYNRLGESYGEDDHSHSPMMNPHQTNNRSPSPGRPLNAYQLSDVSYGPQERLHMPSSDLLAEQPTYSVERLPNSYGHNEAYEQHHQQSYPGYEYAVDPEAHHDAYYTQPYQPTVTPHDDYDLGQYPEHQHQHSYSDDRIPMLQQDNPFGPDPYSDEYQVEEQADGHTPSPAPIRRWKTVKEVQLFNGNLVLDCPIAPKLLNQVPHAEPPGRDEFTHMRYSAATCDPNDFFEERFTLRQKLFAKPRHTELFIVVTMYNEDDFLFARTLIGVFKNIEHMCSRTHSKTWGKDAWKKIVVCVISDGRAKINPRTRAVLAALGVYQDGIAKQQVNGKDVTAHIYEYTTQIALELKGTQVQIKGRSAVPVQMIFCLKEKNQKKINSHRWFFQAFGRVLDPNICVLLDAGTKPGKDSIYRLWKAFDVEPMCGGACGEIKVMLSHGKKLLNPLVAGQNFEYKLSNILDKPMESAFGFISVLPGAFSAYRFVALQNDKNGQGPLERYFLGEKMHGANAGIFTANMYLAEDRILCFEIVTKRNCRWLLQYVKSSTGETDVPDQMAEFILQRRRWLNGSFFAAVYAIAHFYQIWRSDHSAIRKFALLIEFFYQTINMLFAWFGIGNFFLVFHILTTYLGQKDLLGTTGKVLGVVFEWLYLATLVTCFVLALGNRPGGSNKFYMTMVYFWIGIMIYLAFACIFVTVKSIQTEVQQDGFTFTDLFTNSTFFTIIVSLGSTYVMWFVASIIFLDPWHMFTSFIQYILLTPTYINVLNIYAFCNTHDITWGTKGDDKAEKLPSANLKPGGKVDVDIPQDDGDLNAQYDTELAKFAEKPPKEVQVISEEERQADYYKGFRSAVVLAWVFCNFALGAVVLSAAGLDRFDQSEKTSEDSNKRSTIYMAVVLWSVAGLSIFKFIGALWYLVVRMFRGV, from the exons ATGTCGTACAATCGCCTGG GAGAGTCTTATGGGGAGGACGACCATAGTCACTCTCCCATGATGAACCCCCACCAAACGAACAATCGGTCTCCGTCACCGGGTCGGCCATTGAATGCCTACCAGCTCTCAGATGTTTCTTACGGGCCACAGGAGCGCCTTCATATGCCTTCGAGTGATTTACTGGCCGAGCAACCAACG TATTCAGTGGAGAGATTGCCTAACTCTTACGGTCATAACGAAGCCTACgaacagcaccaccagcagtCTTACCCCGGATACGAGTATGCAGTGGATCCCGAGGCACATCACGACGCCTATTATACTCAACCTTACCAACCTACAGTCACGCCACATGATGATTATGACTTAGGACAATACCCCGaacaccagcaccagcactCTTATAGCGATGATCGCATTCCCATGCTACAACAGGACAATCCATTCGGACCCGATCCCTACAGCGATGAATACCAAGTGGAAGAGCAGGCGGACGGCCACACCCCTAGCCCGGCACCCATCCGACGGTGGAAAACGGTCAAAGAAGTGCAATTATTCAATGGTAATCTTGTTCTAGATTGCCCGATCGCACCCAAACTTCTTAACCAGGTTCCTCATGCTGAGCCTCCGGGCCGTGACGAGTTCACACATATGCGTTATTCCGCCGCAACATGCGACCCCAACGACTTCTTTGAGGAGCGCTTCACATTGCGCCAGAAACTGTTCGCCAAGCCCCGTCATACCGAACTCTTCATCGTGGTAACGATGTATAATGAGGATGACTTTCTTTTCGCGCGAACGTTGATTGGTGTATTCAAGAACATTGAACATATGTGCTCGAGGACGCATAGCAAGACCTGGGGCAAAGAcgcatggaagaagatcgtggTCTGTGTAATCAGCGATGGTCGTGCGAAAATCAACCCGCGAACCCGTGCAGTGTTGGCCGCTTTGGGAGTATACCAGGACGGAATTGCTAAGCAACAAGTCAACGGCAAGGACGTGACAGCGCACATCTACGAATACACCACTCAGATAGCTCTCGAGCTGAAGGGAACCCAGGTCCAAATCAAGGGACGCTCGGCAGTGCCCGTTCAGATGATTTTCTGtctgaaggaaaagaatcagaagaagatcaactCCCACCGCTGGTTCTTCCAGGCATTTGGTCGAGTACTGGACCCCAACATTTGTGTCCTGCTGGATGCTGGAACGAAGCCCGGCAAGGACTCCATCTATCGTCTCTGGAAGGCATTCGATGTGGAGCCGATGTGTGGAGGGGCTTGTGGTGAAATCAAAGTCATGCTCTCGCACGGAAAGAAACTGCTCAACCCCCTGGTTGCTGGTCAGAACTTCGAGTATAAGCTGAGCAATATCCTCGACAAACCTATGGAGTCGGCCTTTGGGTTCATTAGTGTGCTTCCTGGTGCATTTTCTGCGTACCGGTTTGTCGCATTACAGAATGATAAGAACGGCCAAGGTCCGTTGGAGCGGTATTTCCTCGGTGAAAAGATGCATGGCGCCAATGCCGGTATTTTCACGGCCAATATGTACCTAGCTGAGGATCGTATTCTGTGTTTCGAAATCGTCACCAAGCGTAACTGTCGCTGGCTACTGCAATATGTGAAGTCTTCTACTGGCGAGACCGATGTTCCGGATCAGATGGCGGAGTTCATTCTTCAGCGCCGTCGGTGGCTGAACGGCAGTTTCTTCGCTGCGGTATATGCAATCGCCCATTTCTATCAGATCTGGAGAAGCGACCATTCCGCTATTCGGAAATTCGCGTTGCTCATCGAGTTTTTCTATCAGACCATCAACATGCTGTTCGCTTGGTTTGGCATT GGtaatttcttcttggttttcCACATTCTCACGACATATCTCGGTCAGAAAGACCTCCTCGGCACCACCGGTAAAGTGCTTGGTGTGGTTTTCGAGTGGCTTTACCTCGCAACATTGGTAACGTGCTTCGTCCTGGCCTTGGGCAATCGCCCGGGCGGATCCAATAAGTTCTACATGACCATGGTCTATTTCTGGATTGGTATTATGATTTACTTAGCATTTGCTTGCATTTTTGTCACGGTGAAATCTATCCAGACGGAGGTGCAGCAGGATGGCTTTACCTTCACGGATCTGTTCACCAACTCGACGTTCTTCACGATCATTGTGTCCTTGGGCTCAACGTATGTCATGTGGTTTGTCGCATCGattatcttccttgatcCCTGGCATATGTTCACCAGC TTCATCCAATATATCTTGCTCACTCCGACGTATATCAACGTGTTGAATATTTATGCGTTTTGCAATACTCACGATATCACATGGGGTACCAAGGGTGACGACAAGGCGGAAAAGCTGCCCTCCGCGAACCTGAAGCCTGGCGGCAAGGTGGACGTCGACATTCCGCAGGATGATGGCGATCTGAACGCCCAATACGACACGGAGTTGGCCAAATTTGCCGAAAAGCCACCCAAGGAAGTACAGGTCATctcggaagaagaacgacAGGCCGATTACTACAAGGGATTCCGAAGTGCGGTCGTGCTGGCATGGGTGTTTTGCAACTTCGCTCTGGGGGCCGTCGTGCTCAGCGCAGCCGGCTTGGACCGTTTCGATCAGAGTGAGAAGACCAGTGAAGATTCGAACAAGCGATCCACAATCTACATGGCGGTCGTCCTCTGGAGTGTTGCGGGATTGTCTATCTTCAAGTTTATCGGAGCGCTGTGGTACTTGGTTGTGCGAATG TTCCGTGGTGTTTAA
- a CDS encoding uncharacterized protein (predicted protein), which yields MKSSVSALALLFLGAPQFSLAHPTGTENLNGTEGDSELEKPGYDVLASFPQPAGDLCDDQLKDVNVEFIPTGPGAFRIDNVPPACMTLATLFLDGPDSPDPIPLGKDNLTLLYLASVANIRSAGSASIGFSGMDDDELQRLQAILDANTNH from the exons ATGAAGTCATCTGTCTCAGCTCTTGCACTGCTGTTCCTTGGGGCACCTCAATTCAGCCTTGCTCATCCGACTGGAACTGAGAACCT CAATGGTACAGAGGGCGACTCTGAACTAGAAAAGCCCGGGTACGATGTACTTGCAAGCTTTCCCCAACCAGCAGGTGACCTGTGCGATGACCAATTGAAAGATGTTAATGTGGAGTTCATCCCTACTGGACCGGGGGCCTTTCGAATTGATAACGTCCCACCTGCGTGCATGACGCTTGCAACCCTGTTTCTTGATGGTCCTGACTCGCCCGATCCCATTCCCCTTGGTAAGGACAACCTGACACTGCTTTATTTAGCCTCTGTTGCTAACATTAGATCTGCAGGCTCCGCATCTATAGGGTTCAGTgggatggatgatgatgagctACAACGTCTTCAGGCTATTCTGGATGCCAATACCAACCATTAG
- a CDS encoding uncharacterized protein (predicted protein), with translation MVSRQILGVLALALLCLFQSCGALPLESRVSLSASGSEAKLEPRLFGLGKIASLIGKLVGRSKGSGGSVGGSHRKEEPKKEEPKKEEPKKEEPPKEEKKEEPKKEEPKKEEPKKEEPKKEEPPKEEKKEEPKKEEPKKEEPKKEEPKKEEPPKEEKKEEPKKEEPKKEEKKEEAPKDGKAEDKKEEAPKQQSGQGQQPRQQPGDPTQGQQLGQGQSPAQGQPPVQGQAPVQGQAPVQGQTAVQGQLAAQEIAQQVPPQQQSAQQQQPGQGQPKAQDTTQQQGFQQQQPTQQQQPGQGQQAAETAQQQQSTQQQQPGQGQQPGQGQQPQSPTQQTFAPQQASTEPANVHVDNTPTRQDIYGSAVLGAGIGAIPASISAATLKNENELNREQNAHEGELNRQQSLDLANKQNNNNSGGATSPAPPAGPAPPADPAPPANPGNTGYGGAGDTGSTGYGNTGNTGSPSYGNPSNAGSPSYGSAGNTANAGTVGTTGNVGNTGYGIPNTAGTTGSTGTVGTTGNAGYPGNTANAGYSASTNQKRGFPQIDQGVHREIQEVHDSCDKDIDGPSYLVTYYAISSDSIRLDDVPPSCIKLAEILSGQPELSSSGPVPTPIGSTSIEYHGLNEQEKESIMNSLHESHI, from the exons ATGGTCTCCCGACAAATCCTCGGGGTGCTTGCTCTGGcacttctttgccttttccaaTCATGCGGAGCGCTGCCACTTGAATCCAGAGTTTCACTGTCCGCTTCTGGTTCTGAAGCTAAACTGGAACCTCGtctgtttggtttggggaaAATAGCGTCTCTTATAGGCAAGCTTGTTGGTAGATCGAAAGGCTCGGGGGGGAGTGTTGGGGGTAGTCATAGGAAGGAAGagccgaagaaggaagagcctaagaaagaagagcctaagaaagaagagcctcctaaagaagaaaagaaggaagaaccgaagaaggaagagccaaagaaggaagaaccgaagaaggaagagcctaaaaaagaagagcctcctaaagaagaaaagaaggaagaaccgaagaaggaagagccaaagaaggaagaaccgaagaaggaagagcctaaaaaagaagagcctcctaaagaagaaaagaaggaagaaccgaagaaggaagagccaaagaaggaagaaaagaaggaggaagcgCCAAAGGACGGCAAGGcagaggacaagaaggaagaagcgCCAAAACAGCAGTCAGGACAGGGACAACAGCCTAGACAGCAACCAGGAGACCCGACGCAAGGACAGCAGCTAGGGCAGGGACAGTCCCCAGCGCAGGGACAACCCCCAGTGCAGGGACAAGCTCCAGTGCAAGGACAAGCTCCAGTGCAAGGACAAACCGCAGTGCAAGGGCAGCTGGCAGCACAAGAGATAGCACAGCAAGTACCCCCGCAGCAGCAATCagcacagcaacaacagccaggGCAAGGACAGCCGAAAGCACAAGATACCACACAACAGCAAGGAtttcagcagcagcaaccaacacagcaacaacagccaggGCAAGGACAACAGGCAGCAGAGACGgcacagcagcagcaatctacacagcaacaacagccaggGCAGGGACAACAGCCAGGGCAGGGACAACAGCCTCAATCACCAACACAACAGACATTCGCGCCGCAACAAGCATCGACAGAGCCAGCAAACGTCCACGTAGATAATACCCCTACCAGACAAGATATCTATGGCTCGGCTGTTCTGGGAGCTGGGATTGGAGCGATTCCTGCCAGTATCAGTGCCGCGACACTTAAAAACGAGAATGAACTGAATAGGGAGCAAAATGCTCACGAAGGAGAATTGAATAGGCAACAATCTCTCGACCTGGCCAACAAGcaaaataacaataatagTGGTGGTGCCACTAGCCCTGCTCCTCCTGCCGGCCCTGCTCCTCCCGCCGACCCTGCTCCTCCGGCCAACCCTGGAAACACTGGTTATGGCGGCGCCGGTGATACTGGAAGCACTGGCTATGGAAACACTGGTAATACTGGCAGTCCCAGCTACGGCAACCCTAGTAATGCCGGCAGTCCTAGCTACGGCAGTGCTGGAAATACTGCTAATGCAGGCACTGTAGGCACTACTGGCAATGTTGGAAACACTGGATATGGAATTCCTAATACAGCAGGCACTACGGGTTCTACTGGCACCGTTGGTACTACTGGCAATGCCGGCTATCCCGGAAATACTGCCAACGCTGGTTATTCTGCCAGTACTAATCAGAAGCGAGGGTTTCCACAGATTGACCAGGGAGTTCATCGAGAAATCCAAGAGGTTCATGATTCTTGTGATAAGGACATTGATGGTCCTTCCTATCTGGTCACCTACTATGCAATCAGCTCTGACT CTATTCGATTGGATGATGTTCCTCCATCCTGCATAAAACTCGCAGAGATCCTCTCTGGTCAGCCTGAACTGTCTTCTAGCGGCCCCGTGCCAACTCCCATTGGTTCTACAAGCATTGAGTATCATGGGCTCAAcgagcaagaaaaagagagcaTCATGAACTCTCTACATGAGTCGCATATTTAA
- a CDS encoding magnesium-dependent phosphatase-1 (magnesium-dependent phosphatase), with the protein MTRAEPVTFTDGLPLPRLIAFDLDHTLWPFKVDADVCEPVEARDNNSCVVDRRGKSFAFYPAVSSILSSCKDRSIPLALASRSHAPDLALAMLEALHINLASSDSTALNTPSVGARNYFDYMQIVSGTKTQHFTRIHHASGIAYEDILFFDDEARNLDVETELGVTFCLISGGITRDEVDRGVRAWRKRKGIAQKTTDNRSSV; encoded by the exons ATGACCCGCGCTGAGCCGGTGACCTTCACAGACGGCCTACCTCTGCCACGCCTCATCGCTTTTGACTTGGACCACACATTATGGCCATTCAAGGTCGACGCGGATGTTTGCGAGCCAGTCGAGGCTCGCGACAACAATTCATGCGTCGTGGACCG ACGGGGTAAGTCCTTCGCCTTCTATCCCGCTGTGTCCTCAATCCTCTCCTCCTGCAAGGATCGGTCAATCCCCTTGGCACTCGCTTCGCGGAGCCATGCTCCCGATTTGGCGCTTGCGATGCTCGAAGCCTTGCACATCAATCTCGCGTCCTCGGATAGCACTGCCCTTAATACTCCCTCTGTGGGCGCGCGGAACTACTTTGACTACATGCAAATTGTCTCTGGGACTAAAACGCAACACTTTACGCGCATCCATCATGCCAGCGGCATTGCCTATGAGGATATATTGTTCTTTGATGACGAGGCGCGTAACCTCGACGTGGAAACTGAGCTCGGGGTCACATTTTGTCTGATTAGCGGTGGAATAACCAGAGACGAGGTGGATCGCGGAGTTAGGGCTTGGCGGAAGCGGAAGGGGATTGCACAGAAGACGACTGATAATAGGTCGTCCGTATAG
- a CDS encoding uncharacterized protein (ADP-heptose synthase, bifunctional sugar kinase/adenylyltransferase): MLSEDSATLPYAERPLLVVGDLILDQFIRGTVKRISPEAPVPVVEQQEAAFYPGGAANVACNLAALGAAVVLVGAIGDDEEGRQLMRSLSQSKIDTSLIQVIPGRPTSLKTRIIAEQQQIVRVDREVTTPLGEQHVSRVLEAIQGCLAGSAGLVFSDYNKGFLSPSIVTAIIRQAQSLEKTVIADTKLQVLDHYRGVTALTPNINELQLSTGRLLCSPSDIDVAARELMDKIQAPVLLVTCGQNGIRLYDSDSQQRTHFPGHAETVADVSGAGDTVIAVFTWALTIRRFSVHQAAKLANDAGTLAVGKKGISTINVDELLSLVEVHSINGLDRELGPSKNRTLEQLLSDIHAVRQSQPSAKIVFTNGCFDMLHAGHVSYLQRAKALGDLLLVGLNSDSSVRQIKGNRRPIVPEAQRVQTLAGLECVDFVVLFDQETPLHLIQAIKPDFLVKGSDYELHQVVGRDFVEANGGRVELLPSNQGISTSKIIQEIMNRYSE; this comes from the coding sequence ATGCTGTCGGAAGACTCAGCTACGCTTCCTTACGCCGAAAGGCCCCTTCTCGTCGTCGGGGATCTGATTCTGGACCAATTCATCCGTGGGACAGTCAAAAGGATTTCTCCAGAAGCACCAGTACCAGTTGTGGAGCAACAGGAGGCGGCGTTCTATCCCGGCGGTGCTGCCAATGTAGCCTGCAACCTTGCTGCACTTGGTGCGGCAGTAGTCTTGGTTGGAGCgattggagatgatgaagaaggcagaCAACTGATGCGCTCCCTGTCGCAATCCAAAATTGACACCAGTTTGATTCAGGTCATCCCTGGCAGGCCAACGAGTCTCAAGACTCGAATCATTGCAGAACAGCAACAAATTGTCCGCGTTGACCGTGAGGTAACCACACCGTTGGGGGAGCAACACGTGTCACGCGTACTGGAGGCTATCCAAGGGTGCCTCGCAGGTTCCGCCGGTCTAGTGTTCTCGGACTACAATAAGGGTTTCCTTAGTCCGTCAATTGTAACGGCGATTATTCGCCAGGCACAATCGCTGGAGAAGACGGTCATTGCGGATACGAAACTTCAGGTACTCGACCACTATCGCGGTGTCACCGCTTTGACGCCCAATATCAACGAGCTCCAGCTTTCCACTGGTCGATTATTGTGCTCTCCGTCCGATATCGATGTGGCTGCGAGAGAGCTCATGGACAAGATTCAGGCACCCGTGCTTCTTGTCACGTGTGGACAGAACGGTATAAGGTTGTATGATTCGGACTCTCAGCAAAGGACACACTTTCCGGGTCATGCAGAAACAGTAGCTGATGTCAGTGGTGCGGGAGATACTGTGATTGCAGTATTCACCTGGGCTCTCACCATCCGCAGATTCTCAGTCCATCAGGCCGCAAAGCTGGCCAACGACGCAGGCACTCTTGCCGTTGGTAAGAAGGGAATCAGCACAATTAACGTGGACGAACTGCTCTCCCTTGTGGAAGTCCATTCGATCAATGGGCTCGACCGAGAACTTGGCCCAAGCAAGAATCGAACCCTCGAGCAACTCCTATCCGACATTCACGCTGTGCGCCAGTCCCAGCCGTCAGCGAAAATTGTTTTCACCAATGGTTGCTTTGACATGCTTCACGCAGGACACGTCAGTTACTTGCAGAGAGCCAAGGCTCTCGGGGATCTTTTGCTCGTGGGGCTCAATTCAGACTCTTCTGTACGGCAGATCAAGGGGAACCGTCGACCTATCGTCCCAGAGGCCCAACGGGTTCAGACTCTGGCCGGACTAGAATGTGTGGACTTTGTGGTTCTGTTCGACCAAGAAACTCCCCTTCATCTGATTCAGGCCATCAAGCCGGACTTTCTTGTCAAGGGAAGTGACTATGAATTGCATCAAGTGGTCGGACGCGACTTTGTAGAGGCTAATGGGGGACGGGTGGAACTTCTCCCATCGAACCAGGGCATTTCTACCTCTAAAATAATCCAGGAAATCATGAATCGTTACAGCGAGTAG
- a CDS encoding uncharacterized protein (mannose-6-phosphate isomerase), which yields MIGIGKGKLGKQSIVAQFAVTTSAVEDKALDENKPYAEFWMGAHPSLPSYDHSTGQSLQDVLRDNPHLLSTHVSQKFRTTLPFLFKVLSIREPLCIQAHPDRDLAHDLHARDPLTYPEIYITSIVDSNHKPEMIVALTPFEALCGFRPLKEIDRFLSSVPPLRNLISDGTAMEVRSTCGSAGDRCDQKSAEIALKRAWSELLTAHPSRVRSCAEDLIRFATSRPSNESFAVEHGNLTDLILQLSEHYPYDVGLFAVLFMNHVCLSPGEALFVRSNELHAYLSGDGIECMASSANVVRAGFSRKTKDVDTLISMLKYEYLPPFIVRTPTPYLRVAMSSQQSTSVLYESPAEEFNIIKTSLAPRSARANFQAFRGPTVLICTQGSGKIGVADHAELIECGYVFFVGAGAEIFIQSSSEEPLILFQSFCEIEECNPQL from the exons ATGATTGGG attggcaaaggaaagcTTGGAAAACAATCCATAGTGGCCCAGTTTGCTGTCACCACGTCCGCCGTAGAGGACAAGGCCTTGGATGAGAATAAACCCTATGCTGAGTTTTGGATGGGAGcgcatccttctcttccttcttaTGACCATTCCACCGGCCAGTCTTTACAAGATGTCCTTAGGGATAACCCACATCTTCTCTCAACCCATGTGAGCCAGAAATTCCGTACGACACTACCGTTTCTATTCAAAGTCCTTTCCATCAGAGAGCCGCTTTGTATACAAGCTCACCCGGACCGAGATCTTGCTCATGACTTACACGCAAGGGATCCGCTTACATATCCTG aaatatatataacttcAATTGTAGATTCGAACCATAAGCCCGAAATGATTGTCGCGTTAACCCCATTCGAAGCGTTGTGTGGATTTCGGCCCCTGAAAGAAATTGATCGTTTTCTTTCTAGTGTACCACCACTACGAAATCTCATCAGCGATGGCACTGCTATGGAAGTACGATCTACCTGCGGAAGCGCAGGAGATAGATGTGATCAAAAAAGCGCTGAAATAGCGCTCAAGAGGGCCTGGTCAGAACTACTGACCGCGCATCCATCACGAGTCCGTTCGTGCGCAGAAGACTTGATCCGCTTCGCGACTAGCAGACCAAGCAACGAATCTTTTGCGGTTGAGCATGGAAATCTCACTGATCTTATCCTTCAGTTGAGTGAGCATTATCCCTATGATGTTGGGCTTTTCGCCGTTCTATTCATGAACCACGTCTGCCTAAGCCCCGGGGAAGCTTTATTTGTGAGATCTAATGAGCTTCACGCTTACCTAAGTGGCG ATGGTATCGAATGCATGGCCTCATCGGCGAATGTGGTACGGGCAGGATTCTCACGGAAAACCAAGGACGTTGATACGCTCATATCGATGCTCAAATATGAATACCTGCCACCCTTCATTGTAAGAACACCGACTCCCTATTTGCGGGTGGCAATGAGTTCTCAGCAATCCACATCGGTATTATACGAATCACCCGCCGAAGAGTTTAATATCATCAAAACTTCCCTAGCACCTAGGTCTGCAAGGGCGAACTTCCAAGCGTTTCGTGGCCCTACAGTGCTGATATGCACCCAGGGAAGCGGGAAGATCGGCGTAGCAGACCATGCTGAACTGATTGAGTGTGGTTACGTCTTTTTCGTAGGCGCCGGGGCGGAGATCTTCATCCAGAGTAGCAGTGAGGAACCATTGATCCTGTTTCAATCTTTCTGTGAAATTGAGGAGTGCAACCCCCAATTATAA
- the ltpA gene encoding tyrosine protein phosphatase LTP1 (protein tyrosine phosphatase) — MTATKAAPSGHQVNVLFVCLGNICRSPMAEGVFRNMAASHPLINEIDSAGTGAYHTHEPPDSRTMSTLRQHGIKNYNHAARKVTKEDFLTFDYLMAMDKYNLRDLLDVRESVIASLSKSKKGTRAASGEAGAKVAEVRLFGDFGAGGKLHERVGGGEVVQDPYYGGVNGFEEVYQQVVRFSKGFLDYLEKNQGGEDDN, encoded by the exons aTGACAGCTACAAAAGCAGCACCATCCGGACATCAAGTCAATGTCCTGTTCGTCTGCCTCGGGAACATCT GCCGGTCTCCCATGGCCGAAGGAGTCTTTCGGAACATGGCTGCTTCCCATCCTCTAATTAACGAGATCGATTCCGCCGGCACTGGTGCTTACCATACCCACGAACCCCCGGATTCTCGCACCATGTCTACTCTCCGCCAGCACGGTATCAAGAACTACAACCACGCCGCCAGAAAGGTTACTAAGGAGGACTTCCTGACATTCGACTATCTCATGGCTATGGATAAGTACAACTTGCGCGACCTCCTGGATGTGCGCGAATCTGTCATCGCTTCCCTGAGCAAATCTAAGAAGGGCACCCGCGCGGCGAGTGGAGAAGCGGGTGCTAAGGTTGCGGAGGTGCGGTTGTTTGGGGACTTTGGAGCCGGTGGAAAGTTGCATGAACGTGTTGGGGGTGGTGAGGTGGTGCAGGACCCTTATTATGGGGGTGTTAATGGGTTCGAGGAGGTTTATCAGCAGGTGGTGAGGTTTTCGAAGGGCTTTTTAGATTACCTGGAGAAGAAccagggtggtgaggatgatAACTGA
- a CDS encoding demethoxyubiquinone hydroxylase family protein (DMQ mono-oxygenase/Ubiquinone biosynthesis protein COQ7/CLK-1/CAT5), translated as MKTVAALRRCPLTHSYRPSPLVFDFLAPSTLRQSSRGYKSTAKTPFWGKSHDASPSPDTTPISPKPKYVLSQKQREFLDSALRVNQAGELAATLIYKAQTPQVVRSHPHLRPLMKHMYDQEAGHFSTFNQMVAKHQVRPTAMYPIWEVAATFLGWSTGAMGREAAMACTEAVETEIGSHYNEQVREILSWQAEAERRGEELDDELKDMLATFRRIRDEELEHLDHAVENDAKEARPYDPLVSVIRLGCRAAINISEKV; from the coding sequence ATGAAGACCGTCGCAGCACTCCGGAGGTGTCCTCTTACCCACTCCTACCGGCCATCACCGTTGGTGTTCGATTTCCTCGCACCGTCAACTTTGCGACAGAGCTCTCGCGGATACAAATCCACAGCAAAGACACCCTTTTGGGGCAAATCGCATGATGCATCTCCATCGCCCGACACAACCCCTATTTCACCAAAACCCAAATATGTCCTCAGTCAAAAACAACGCGAGTTCTTGGATAGTGCTCTTCGGGTCAACCAGGCAGGAGAGCTTGCAGCTACTTTAATCTACAAGGCGCAAACGCCGCAGGTCGTGCGCTCCCATCCCCACCTGCGTCCTTTGATGAAGCACATGTATGATCAAGAGGCTGGGCACTTTTCGACGTTCAATCAAATGGTTGCGAAACATCAAGTTCGGCCAACGGCAATGTATCCGATATGGGAGGTGGCGGCAACATTTCTCGGCTGGTCGACTGGAGCAATGGGGCGCGAGGCTGCCATGGCCTGCACAGAAGCTGTGGAGACGGAGATTGGCTCTCACTATAATGAACAAGTGCGGGAGATCCTGTCGTGGCAGGCTGAAGCGGAGCGTAGGGGGGAAGAACTGGACGATGAATTGAAGGATATGCTGGCAACGTTCCGAAGGATACGCGACGAAGAATTAGAGCATTTGGATCATGCTGTCGAGAATGATGCCAAAGAAGCTCGGCCCTACGACCCGCTAGTCAGCGTCATCCGATTAGGGTGTAGAGCGGCGATCAATATCAGTGAGAAGGTATGA